A single genomic interval of Natator depressus isolate rNatDep1 chromosome 14, rNatDep2.hap1, whole genome shotgun sequence harbors:
- the LOC141998485 gene encoding uncharacterized protein LOC141998485, with protein sequence MNAELGGYIPGSHLLCSLPAGPQSRYRMERGEELQVPDLSKREDSESWLGPQTGERLASVAGAEDAAPGRGGTSADAELVGGAWHKDPAAGAEEAVPGGGAREEEAAPGGSAGAEPARHGDPTLRRPFQCSECGKSFRQSAALTRHQLLHASERPYVCTACSRGFCEGAALAAHQRAHAGERPFPCRACGKAFAGSSALLVHQRVHTGERPYRCGECGQRFRQSAHLAQHRQGARAGPRPHACPHCGESFGLRCQLARHLQAHRLERPHACPDCPRRFRHRAHLLRHRPAHTGERPFPCPVCGKAFALSATLLRHQLAHTGERPHRCGECGRGYTQRSYLRRHQRSAHAGQRPHACPECGQAFADRANLLRHRRGHAGARPHACAECGRRFAQRASLAEHRRRHTGEKPHACPRCGRRFRHRSALLRHQRSHAGGRPFRCGQCGRGYTRSSNLLLHQRVHAAE encoded by the exons ATGAACGCCGAGCTGGGCGGGTATATACCTGGATCCCACCTGCTCTGTTCTCTCCCAGCAGGGCCCCAGTCCCGATACCGGATGGAGCGAGGGGAGGAGCTGCAAGTCCCAGATCTCAGCAAACGCGAGGATAGTGAGAGCTGGCTGGGCCCCCAAACAG GTGAGAGGCTGGCGAGCGTGGCCGGGGCAGAGGATGCTGCACCGGGAAGGGGCGGCACCAGCGCTGATGCGGAGCTGGTGGGGGGAGCGTGGCACAAAGACCCTGCTGCGGGGGCAGAGGAAGCGGTGCCAGGAGGCGGCgccagggaggaggaggcggcgccGGGAGGCAGCGCTGGGGCAGAGCCGGCGCGGCACGGAGACCCCACCCTCCGGCGGCCCTTTCAGTGCAGcgagtgtgggaagagcttccgGCAGAGCGCCGCGCTGACCAGGCACCAGCTCCTGCACGCGAGCGAGAGGCCCTACGTCTGCACCGCCTGCAGCCGAGGCTTTTGCGAGGGCGCGGCGCTGGCCGCCCACCAGCGGGCGCACGCGGGCGAGCGCCCCTTCCCCTGCCGGGCGTGCGGCAAGGCCTTCGCCGGCAGCTCGGCGCTGCTGGTGCACCAGCGCGTGCACACGGGCGAGCGTCCCTACCGCTGCGGGGAGTGCGGGCAGCGCTTCCGGCAGAGCGCCCACCTGGCGCAGCACCGGCAGGGCGCCCGCGCCGGCCCGcgcccccacgcctgccctcacTGCGGCGAGAGCTTCGGGCTGCGCTGCCAGCTGGCGCGGCACCTGCAGGCCCACCGCCTGGAACGCCCCCACGCCTGCCCCGACTGCCCCCGCCGCTTCCGCCACCGCGCCCACCTGCTCCGGCACCGGCCGGCGCACACGGGCGagcgccccttcccctgcccggTCTGCGGCAAGGCCTTCGCCCTGAGCGCCACGTTGCTGCGGCACCAGCTGGCGCACACGGGCGAGCGCCCCCACCGCTGCGGGGAGTGCGGGCGCGGCTACACCCAGCGCTCCTACCTGCGCCGGCACCAGCGCAGCGCCCACGCCGGCCAGCGCCCCCACGCCTGCCCCGAGTGCGGCCAGGCCTTCGCCGACCGGGCCAACCTCCTGCGGCACCGGCGGGGCCACGCGGGCGCCCGCCCCCATGCCTGCGCCGAGTGCGGGCGGCGCTTTGCCCAGCGGGCCAGCCTGGCGGAGCACCGCCGGCGGCACACGGGCGAGAAGCCTCACGCCTGCCCCCGCTGCGGGCGCCGCTTCCGCCACCGCTCGGCCCTGCTTCGCCACCAGCGCTCCCACGCCGGGGGGCGCCCCTTCCGCTGCGGGCAGTGCGGGCGCGGCTACACCCGCAGCTCCAACCTGCTGCTGCACCAGCGGGTGCACGCTGCTGAGTGa